One Spinacia oleracea cultivar Varoflay chromosome 4, BTI_SOV_V1, whole genome shotgun sequence DNA segment encodes these proteins:
- the LOC110775914 gene encoding uncharacterized protein has translation MLSEFDIQCVNQKSVKGRAISEALADGPISGDEVDDDFPDEHLLNIGISRWKMYFDGASNRRGNGAGVLLVDPYGTHIPFAVKLSFSTTNNTAEYEACIYGVKAALAAGAKYLTVHGDSNLIISQTIGVWRVRDERLQMYTEYLQQFIPYFEDIDFKHLPREQNSFTDALANLAVNLTWENNVKIRAVTIEENNSPVVNLEHMIAALTLQDDKDAWYADIKNFLITGQYPEESHKKDQLAIRRLAAHFVILKDRLYRKGFDGTLQLCVDQKKYKRSWEKSMVVNAVRT, from the coding sequence ATGCTTTCAGAATTTGATATTCAATGTGTAAACCAGAAATCCGTTAAAGGAAGGGCGATATCCGAAGCATTGGCTGATGGACCAATCTCAGGAGATGAAGTTGATGACGATTTTCCGGATGAACATTTACTCAACATTGGGATATCTAGGTGGAAAATGTACTTTGACGGAGCATCTAATAGAAGGGGAAATGGCGCGGGTGTTTTGCTCGTTGATCCTTATGGAACTCATATCCCTTTTGCTGTGAAACTGAGTTTTTCAACGACTAATAACACGGCGGAGTACGAAGCTTGCATTTATGGAGTTAAGGCAGCCTTAGCGGCAGGGGCAAAATACCTCACAGTACATGGAGATTCTAACCTCATTATCTCTCAAACAATTGGAGTATGGAGAGTCCGAGATGAGAGATTGCAGATGTATACCGAGTATCTTCAACAGTTCATTCCGTACTTCGAAGATATTGACTTCAAGCATCTTCCCCGAGAGCAAAACAGTTTTACGGATGCGCTAGCGAACTTAGCGGTAAATTTAACATGGGAAAACAACGTAAAAATTCGAGCTGTGACTATTGAGGAAAATAATTCACCGGTAGTCAATCTTGAACATATGATTGCTGCATTGACTTTGCAAGATGATAAAGACGCCTGGTATGCTGATATTAAAAATTTTCTAATCACTGGTCAATATCCTGAAGAGAGTCATAAAAAAGACCAACTGGCTATCCGGCGATTGGCAGCTCACTTTGTAATACTAAAAGATAGATTGTACCGCAAGGGTTTTGATGGAACTCTACAATTGTGTGTTgaccaaaaaaaatacaaaagatCATGGGAGAAATCCATGGTGGTGAATGCGGTCCGCACATGA
- the LOC110775915 gene encoding uncharacterized protein, with protein sequence MLGEIEANPEIPVETLRRYAQEKFQLRVKKRLLYKVRSMAKEKLHGGWAEAYELLPRYAEMIKKTNPRSHALITWGASSRDVNPKFRACFFSFAAQVRGFLRGCRPIIGIDGAHLSGFYKGILLSAVGIDGNNKFFVLAYGIVDTESCDSWTYFMRCLMQMFEQEGCNRDEVRETFPRATRRVCCQHLYMNCKNNGFSGSAFHKLFWIAANAYNEYVFGKAMVKINEYNVNATAYLNSCIEQWSRHKFDSTVCCDHNTTNFVESFNACIKPFRDMPVFSLLEAIRSWCMQRVGATFDKAVDMEDGQLTAYALKELEERTAESRLCYATTCGGGEFEIRDGHVNFPIRLATRSCACGKWKICGIPCKHALRVIYDQRMNPHDFISPWFKAAAYKLTYAEHIHPMADPSQWPDFGLPSIQPPTIKRPSGRPAK encoded by the exons ATGTTGGGGGAAATAGAGGCCAATCCAGAGATCCCAGTGGAGACATTGAGGAGGTATGCACAAGAGAAGTTTCAATTGAGGGTGAAAAAGAGGCTACTGTACAAGGTCAGGAGTATGGCCAAGGAAAAGCTGCATGGTGGTTGGGCTGAAGCATATGAGCTGTTGCCTAGGTATGCTGAGATGATTAAGAAAACAAACCCAAGGAGTCATGCTCTTATAACATGGGGGGCCAGTAGTAGGGATGTGAACCCAAAATTCAGAGCTTGCTTCTTCTCATTTGCTGCACAGGTCAGGGGGTTTCTAAGGGGTTGTAGGCCCATAATTGGAATAGATGGGGCTCATTTAAGTGGTTTCTACAAGGGCATTCTACTGTCAGCAGTTGGCATAGATGGGAACAATAAATTTTTTGTTCTTGCCTATGGGATAGTAGACACTGAGAGTTGTGACAGTTGGACCTACTTCATGAGATGCTTGATGCAAATGTTTGAGCAGGAGGGTTGCAACAGAGATGAAG TTAGAGAAACTTTTCCTAGAGCAACTAGGAGAGTTTGTTGCCAACACCTATACATGAATTGTAAGAACAATGGCTTCAGTGGATCTGCATTCCACAAGCTCTTTTGGATAGCTGCTAATGCATACAATGAGTATGTGTTTGGTAAGGCCATGGTGAAGATCAATGAGTACAATGTAAATGCCACTGCATACTTGAACAGCTGCATTGAGCAGTGGTCTAGACATAAGTTTGACTCTACTGtttgttgtgatcacaacacaACAAACTTTGTGGAGTCATTCAATGCATGCATAAAGCCCTTCAGAGACATGCCTGTCTTCTCATTATTGGAAG CAATCAGAAGTTGGTGTATGCAGAGGGTGGGGGCTACATTTGACAAGGCAGTTGACATGGAGGATGGTCAGCTCACTGCATATGCATTGAAAGAGTTAGAGGAGAGGACAGCTGAGTCCAGGTTATGTTATGCCACAACATGTGGAGGGGGTGAATTTGAGATTAGGGATGGACATGTCAACTTCCCAATTAGGCTTGCAACAAGAAGTTGTGCCTGTGGGAAGTGGAAGATCTGTGGAATCCCCTGCAAGCATGCACTGAGGGTCATATATGACCAAAGGATGAACCCCCATGATTTCATATCCCCATGGTTCAAGGCTGCTGCATACAAGCTAACCTATGCAGAACACATTCATCCCATGGCAGATCCATCTCAGTGGCCTGACTTTGGCCTTCCTTCCATTCAGCCTCCAACCATCAAAAGACCATCTGGAAGACCTGCTAAGTAG